In the genome of Danio rerio strain Tuebingen ecotype United States chromosome 23, GRCz12tu, whole genome shotgun sequence, one region contains:
- the LOC141380598 gene encoding uncharacterized protein — translation MKTLSSGSLDPVCGSSKEKGGLFLLVLELRLGSRSGQLFSSTGLHDNSSPNHPILPHCSSSCDAIAPSDHFYTSRGKAPPISDDHALISINYLSIYLSIYLSIYLSIYLSIYLSIYLSIYLSFIYLSIHLSIRRLSVCLPIRPSIHPSIHPSIHPSIHPSIYPSVCPSVQPSIHPSTRPSVRPSVCLSVFLSICLPVRPSVRPSLYLSIYLSIYLSIYLSIYLSIYLSIYLSIYLSIYLSIICLSICQSVHPSFCLPAYPSVHPSIYLSVYLSVCLSVRPSVRPSIHPSIHPSIHPTIYLSVCLSVCPSVRPSVRPSIHPSNHLSIYLSIYLSIYLSIYLSIYLSIYLSIYLSIYPSVHPSFCLPAYPSVHPSIHPSIHPSILPSIHPSIHPSIHPSIRLFVRPSNHPSIHPSTRPSVRPSVRPSVCPSVRPSVRPSVRPSVRPSVCLSACPSVRPSIYLSIYLSIYLSIYLSIYLSIYLSIYLSIYLSIYLPP, via the exons ATGAAGACGCTCAGTTCAGGCTCATTAGATCCAGTGTGCGGCTCCAGCAAAGAGAAAGGCGGTCTGTTCCTCTTGGTGCTGGAGTTGAGGCTTGGCAGCAGATCTGGCCAGCTGTTCTCCTCCACCGGCCTCCATGATAACAGCTCTCCAAATCACCCAATATTACCCCACTGTTCTTCTTCCTGTGACGCCATCGCCCCATCTGACCATTTTTACACCTCT agggggaaagccccgcccattagtgatgatcacgccctcattagcataaactatctatctatctatctatctatctatctatctatctatctatctatctatctatctatctatctatctatctatctatctatctatctatcatttatctatctatctatccatctgtccatccgtcgtctttctgtctgcctgcctatccgtccatccatccatccatccatccatccatccatccatccatccatccatccatctatctatccgtctgtctgtccatccgtccaaccatccatccatccatccacccgtccatccgtccgtccgtctgtctgtctgtctgtctttctgtctatctgtctgcctgtccgtccgtccgtccgtccgtccctctatctatctatctatctatctatctatctatctatctatctatctatctatctatctatctatctatctatctatctatctatctatctatctatctatctatctatcatctgtctgtctatctgtcaatccgtccatccatctttctgtctgcctgcctatccgtccgtccatccatccatctatctatctgtctatctgtctgtctgtctgtctgtccgtccgtccgtccgtccgtccatccatccatccatccatccatccatccatccaaccatctatctatctgtctgtctgtctgtctgtccgtccgtccgtccgtccgtccgtccgtccatccatccatccaaccatctatctatctatctatctatctatctatctatctatctatctatctatctatctatctatctatctatctatctatctatctatctatctatctatccatccgtccatccgtctttctgtctgcctgcctatccgtccgtccatccatccatccatccatccatccatccatccatccttccatccatccatccatccatccatccatccatccatccatctatccgtctgtttgtccgtccgtccaaccatccatccatccatccatccacccgtccatccgtccgtccgtccgtccgtccatctgtctgtccgtccgtccgtccgtccgtccgtccgtccgtccgtccgtccgtccgtccgtctgtctgtctgtctgcctgtccgtccgtccgtccctctatctatctatctatctatctatctatctatctatctatctatctatctatctatctatctatctatctatctatctatctatctatctatctatctatctatttaccACCTTAA